A window of the Streptomyces griseochromogenes genome harbors these coding sequences:
- a CDS encoding alpha-ketoacid dehydrogenase subunit beta, producing MAAETKTMALAKAINESLRRALETDPKVLVMGEDVGKLGGVFRVTDGLQKDFGESRVIDTPLAESGIVGTAIGLALRGYRPVVEIQFDGFVFPAYDQIVTQLAKMHARALGKVKMPVVIRIPYGGGIGAVEHHSESPEALFAHVAGLKIVSPSNASDAYWMMQQAIQSDDPVIYFEPKRRYWDKGEVSTDAIPGPLHKARVVREGTDLTLAAYGPMVKLCQEVADAAAEEGKSLEVLDLRSVSPLDFDSIQASVEKTRRLVVVHEAPVFFGSGAEIAARITERCFYHLEAPVLRVGGYHAPYPPARLEEEYLPGLDRVLDAVDRALAY from the coding sequence ATGGCAGCCGAGACCAAGACCATGGCGCTGGCCAAGGCGATCAACGAGTCGCTGCGCCGCGCCCTGGAGACGGACCCCAAGGTCCTCGTCATGGGCGAGGACGTCGGCAAGCTCGGCGGTGTCTTCCGGGTCACCGACGGTCTGCAGAAGGACTTCGGCGAGAGCCGCGTCATCGACACCCCGCTCGCCGAGTCGGGCATCGTCGGCACCGCGATCGGCCTCGCGCTGCGCGGCTACCGCCCGGTGGTGGAGATCCAGTTCGACGGCTTCGTCTTCCCGGCCTACGACCAGATCGTCACCCAGCTCGCGAAGATGCACGCCCGCGCCCTGGGCAAGGTCAAGATGCCGGTCGTCATCCGCATCCCCTACGGCGGCGGCATCGGCGCGGTCGAGCACCACTCCGAGTCCCCCGAGGCGCTGTTCGCGCACGTGGCCGGCCTGAAGATCGTCAGCCCGTCCAACGCGTCGGACGCCTACTGGATGATGCAGCAGGCCATCCAGAGCGACGACCCGGTGATCTACTTCGAGCCCAAGCGCCGCTACTGGGACAAGGGCGAGGTCAGCACCGACGCCATCCCCGGCCCGCTGCACAAGGCGCGGGTCGTCCGCGAGGGCACGGACCTCACCCTGGCCGCCTACGGACCGATGGTGAAGCTGTGCCAGGAGGTCGCGGACGCGGCGGCCGAGGAGGGCAAGTCCCTGGAGGTCCTGGACCTGCGCTCGGTGTCCCCGCTGGACTTCGACTCGATCCAGGCCTCGGTCGAGAAGACCCGCCGTCTGGTCGTCGTCCACGAGGCGCCGGTGTTCTTCGGCTCCGGTGCGGAGATCGCCGCCCGGATCACGGAGCGCTGCTTCTACCACCTGGAGGCCCCGGTGCTCCGGGTCGGCGGCTACCACGCCCCGTACCCGCCGGCGCGCCTGGAGGAGGAGTACCTGCCGGGTCTGGACCGGGTGCTCGACGCCGTCGATCGTGCCCTGGCGTACTGA
- a CDS encoding dihydrolipoamide acetyltransferase family protein gives MTTMTEASVREFKMPDVGEGLTEAEILKWYVQPGDTVTDGQVVCEVETAKAAVELPIPYDGVVRELRFPEGTTVDVGTAIIAVDVSGGAPAGAPAEQPVAEQPKAAPKEPEAKPQGRTPVLVGYGVAASSTKRRPRKSSGATVPAAAQAIQTELNGHGAPAVQDRPRPLAKPPVRKLAKDLGVDLATITPSGPDGVITREDVHAAAAPQAATTAVPAVVEAPAPALATAPAPVASYDGTRETRVPVKGVRKATAQAMIGSAFTAPHVTEFVTVDVTRTMKLVEELKQDKEFQGLRVNPLLLIAKALLVAIKRNPDINASWDEASQEIVLKHYVNLGIAAATPRGLIVPNIKDAQAKTLPQLAESLGELVSTAREGRTSPAAMQGGTVTITNVGVFGVDTGTPILNPGESAILAVGAIKLQPWVHKGKVKPRQVTTLALSFDHRLVDGELGSKVLADVAAILEQPKRLISWA, from the coding sequence GTGACGACGATGACGGAAGCTTCCGTACGCGAGTTCAAGATGCCCGACGTGGGCGAGGGACTCACCGAGGCCGAGATCCTCAAGTGGTACGTCCAGCCGGGTGACACGGTCACCGACGGCCAGGTGGTGTGCGAGGTCGAGACCGCCAAGGCGGCCGTCGAACTCCCCATCCCCTACGACGGCGTGGTCCGGGAGCTGCGCTTCCCCGAGGGCACCACGGTGGACGTGGGCACGGCCATCATCGCCGTGGACGTCTCCGGCGGCGCGCCCGCCGGGGCGCCTGCCGAGCAGCCCGTGGCGGAGCAGCCGAAGGCGGCCCCCAAGGAGCCCGAGGCCAAGCCGCAGGGCCGCACGCCGGTCCTGGTCGGCTACGGCGTGGCGGCCTCCTCCACCAAGCGCCGCCCGCGCAAGAGCTCCGGGGCCACCGTCCCGGCGGCCGCCCAGGCGATCCAGACCGAGCTGAACGGCCACGGCGCCCCGGCCGTCCAGGACCGGCCCCGCCCGCTGGCCAAGCCGCCGGTGCGCAAGCTGGCGAAGGACCTCGGCGTCGACCTCGCCACGATCACACCGTCCGGCCCGGACGGCGTGATCACCCGCGAGGACGTCCACGCGGCGGCGGCCCCCCAGGCCGCCACGACCGCCGTTCCGGCCGTCGTGGAAGCCCCCGCCCCCGCCCTCGCCACCGCCCCCGCTCCGGTCGCGTCCTACGACGGCACCCGTGAGACCCGCGTCCCGGTCAAGGGCGTCCGCAAGGCCACCGCCCAGGCCATGATCGGCTCGGCGTTCACGGCCCCGCATGTCACGGAGTTCGTGACGGTGGACGTGACACGCACGATGAAGCTGGTCGAGGAGCTCAAGCAGGACAAGGAGTTCCAGGGCCTGCGGGTGAACCCGCTGCTGCTGATCGCCAAGGCGCTGCTGGTCGCGATCAAGCGCAACCCGGACATCAACGCGTCCTGGGACGAGGCGAGCCAGGAGATCGTGCTCAAGCACTACGTCAACCTGGGCATCGCGGCGGCCACCCCTCGTGGCCTGATCGTCCCGAACATCAAGGACGCCCAGGCCAAGACGCTCCCGCAACTGGCCGAGTCCCTGGGCGAGCTGGTGTCGACGGCCCGCGAGGGCAGGACGTCCCCGGCGGCGATGCAGGGCGGCACGGTGACCATCACCAACGTCGGCGTCTTCGGCGTCGACACCGGTACACCGATCCTCAACCCCGGCGAGTCGGCGATCCTCGCGGTCGGCGCGATCAAGCTCCAGCCGTGGGTCCACAAGGGCAAGGTGAAGCCGCGCCAGGTGACGACGCTCGCGTTGAGCTTCGACCACCGTCTGGTCGACGGCGAGCTGGGCTCCAAGGTCCTCGCCGACGTGGCGGCGATTCTGGAGCAGCCGAAGCGGTTGATCAGCTGGGCCTGA